The nucleotide window GTATAGGGAaatgattgtatgaaacagtgacgccacgtcatctgtatccctttccaatagttttatgccacatcagtactcttatcttgaatttcaggattttatcctgaaaaaaatcaaatctaaattaaaatactaaaattcagGATAAAATCCTGAAATTTAGGATAAGAATACcgatgtggcataaaactattggaaagggatacaGATGACATGGCTTCActatttcatacaatcctttctcctCAACTAATAGGTTTTACATCAATGGGGTCCAAATTTTTCACCCTCAAACAAGGAAAGTATTTCTCACTTTCCAAATGCACCAACGTATCCAAACAACAAGCCCTGTATCCAAATTTTGTCCACTCTGATTTGTCATCTCCATAACTCTGGTCCACCATTGAAAGCATGGCGAGAAACCAATTGCTAAAGGGCTTAGCAAAAAGAGGATGATCTCTAAACTACTTGGGCAAAGGGGCAAAGGAATAGAATATGCTCCATGGACTCAACCTCACTATCACATCGACGTCACTGTATAGAGAATAATCTATTTCTTTTCCTAAGGTTCTCCTTTGAAGCTAATGCATTTTAGCAAGTTCTCCAAATGAACAGTTTAACCCTTCGCAAGGAGTTGATATTCCAAATGGACTTCCACAGGTTGTTCCTCGTACCCCTTTGGTTAGAAGATCAACTTCATTTGGTCCCCTACTTGAGTTAGAAATTAGGTTGTAACCTAATTTGATTAACTACGTACTACGTACGATCCTTAATCATtgtaaaaaaaaacttattttaatttaaattcattgtaaacattttttttatttatatctaaGCTTTTGAAGTGAAATTTTTGTGGGGGAGGTGATCTAGCTACTGTATAGAAATGAAGTTCCAATTTGGTAATGCAAATTGATAATGGATTATTCTCTAGGTAAGGCCTATAAAcgtaattttttttccaaattgcTTAACTAACTTTTGTGACCATCTctaatttatttttctaattgTTAAAGCTAGCTAGTGGGCAATTCAATGAACTCTAGTATAGTTTTCAACACTTTTCTTTGGTAAGTTAAAAGTGGCCTAAGTCTAAACACTTTTGTTTATTTGTAGGGTTAGTTGCACCAAACTATCAATGTTATATAAATCGGGTCCttcaattattaaaattgttaatttaacttttaaatgaTATGTCAAATCTTATGTGgcacaatttaaaataaaaattttaaagaaaaagtaTACCGTTGCAATAAAActtttgtaaaatttcaaaaccctaaaattaaaatttttctttaaaattttcattttaaactatATCACATAAGGTTTGACATCTCATTTAATGGTTAAATGACCTTATAAATATAACCTTGTTAGTTTGGTGatataattaaaatgttttaaagtttagAGGCAAATTTTAAATAGAAATTATAATTTATGGATGTATGATGCAATTTACTCTGTGTGAATGTTACTCTTCttgtgatttttaataatttttttcatatttaatatAGAAATATTGACTCTAAAGATATGTTAATAAAATAGGGTGTTTTTGGGATGATAAGGAAACAGTGGAGagatatcatatcatatcatgtgatgatgtatatattaataataaaggAGAGGTAAGCCAAGAATATCCATACATAGATCCcattcttctcaatatttaaACACATGGATATTCCAAATGCTTTCGCATTATACCAAGCCTCATAAATAAAATGGATAATTTTTTTAAggacataaattttgattttatgtgattttgtacataaaattaaattaatatttacaaaataaacaatatatatcatataagGATGGCCCAAATCTTTTATAAAAAATACCTTTTTGTTTGAATTTTTAACCTTCTTTTTCATGATTTTAAGTTTTAAATCTCTAAAAAAACTATAATTCTTTtgtatttctatttttaaaacatttaaaattttattacaaatttaaaatatatttttggattttatgtttttttaatttgaatttctTAAAAACATTTagaattttgaattatttgatgatGTTGCATATAAGAAAAATTTGTGTCACATAAGCAATGTAAGACTGAGGGCTAGTTTGCTCCAAGGGCCAAACTAAATAAAGAAGTAAAGATTGAGaggtaaatttattattatgtctTACATAATGTCAAAATAAGCATGATGAAAGGACTATTTTGTTTATTCATCTTATGTACAgggattaatttacttatttttcaatataaaatataattcaaaatATAGTATAGAGACTTCCATGCTATTTTTACTAAGaaataataagtaaattttgttttatgttttaaataataACACTTTTGGCCCAATTAAGATTAACCTTAGATCATAAAATgggtaaatatataataataaaaggacATAAATAACCTAGATAAAATGCACAAGTTGAGCCAGCCTGGCTTAACCCACTAGATAAATGGGAAGAAGTGGGCTGGGTAACCCCgactgaattttattttatttttcacatttaaCAGTTGCATTAATGTAGAATTTAGGGGGAAAAAACTGTTTCATTAATGCAAAATTCAATTAAAAACTGTTTCATTAATGTCTAATTTCCTTTTTAGGTAATTAATGTCTAATTTCTTTATTTGTATTTAGAGTTTCTACTGTAAAAACTATTGGAAAAGTCTCTATATTTACTATTTAGGAGTAGATTGTATTTTGATCTTTCTACTAAAAATTAGGTAAATTaatctttatttattttgaaacatgcaaattagtccctccattaaattttatttgttaataatCGTGTGAACATTAATTTAAATGGTTAAATATTAATTTGGTCTCTAAACTATaactaaaatatcattttaacttttttaaaaattaaaataaatataatatattaaaactttggttaaaatattttaaaaataaaaattctaaataaaaatttctaaaatttaaaatatatatgtaaaaatctaaaaatttacaaaaaaaaaaatctttaaaaagtTTATCAAACTTTTGAATCAAAACCAGAAACCATTGTCTTTTACAATACTTTCTTCCCTATTATTGAAAGGAGttcaacttttcaaaaaaaatcataattcaaCAAAAAAACTTCTTTTAATGTAAGTTTTGGCTTTAATAAATCtagttttgattttgttttaacgtaattttaatttttaaatatatatttaataattttaataattttatttattttaagatttattttaatttctttttagaattattgttaagaaaacttttataaaaaattataattatattttagctATAGTTCAGTGATAAATTAGTAACTAACCATTTAAATTAACATTCTACATCATCATTTAACAGATAAAATTTAATGGATGAACTAATTTACACGTTTCAAAATGTATAAGggttaatttacctattttttcaaaaaagaaCCGAAACACAATCCACTCCTAAATACAAGGACTTCCCGGTACTTTTACCAGTTTCGACTTAGTATACTCTGCTCATTAGAAAAGCAGCAGGAATCTCGGGGCAGCGACTTTGACTTCCCTTGCTCTTTCAAATTTCTTGATATTAGAATATTATtagagtaaataaataaataaaaatatatatatatatatatattaaccttcaatatttattatttaatactttcttttcagatcttccaaacataaaaaagaaaaatCTGAATCATTAATCgacttaaaaagaaaattaaggaTGTGATATGTTGGTACAACGAAAATGATACATGTATCCTGCTGAACCATTCATGTGTCATGACCAGCGGAGTCCTGCCAATCCACGAATCAATACATCTTAATCTGGTTCTGCACTTTGaaaatgatttatatttttgtctgatttttgaaatttgaatgctctctaatatatataagtatattgaatttaattaggtaaatatatattttggtacttgaacttAGCCTCAAAATACAAATTGGTACCTAAGATTTTCTTTAATCCAATTAAATATCTGAACTTAACTTTTTAGTTTAAGTAAGTACTAATTTGGAGGAAAAAAACTCAATTCAAGTATCAATTTGACTCAAGAAGTGAAGTTCAGGTACCTAATTGGATCAAAAAGTATCAATTTAAacattgaaaacaaaattaagtaccaaaatgtatattCATCCAATTTAATTTATAAACTTTATGAGCtactttttattcatttattatgaAAGTTTTATTGCTAAATGATGTTTTGAATAAATATATATAGTCAACTTTCTCTATAATGATCTCATTTGTCTTCTCATACACCTATAACAACATATTATATAGAGATAATAGTTGTAAGCTTATCATAGAATGTATATCGTGAATTTCTATCAAACAAAGAAAGTGAATTGtgtaagaaaagaaaatgagaatgacAATCAAATCAACAAAATTAGTAAGACGTATAAAATGTGCATATATTATTacttttatacatattttattttacattctttCACATGATTAATTATAATATTCATAAATATAACAAGTTGAATTAATCAATATGAATTatcaaattatattaattaaattatcataAGTTACTAAATTCAAGTAACCAATTCATAAGTTTATAATGTTCTAAATTCATAGTAGAATATTTAATTAGAAATCTTAATAGTTTATTGAATTGATATCTTTAATTTCACTCATTAAAGATTATTTTCATTTAACAAAATATGATAAATAGATTCTTCACGAGAAATTTAatcatttcattgaaataatattttaatgaaGATAATTTTCAATAGTAAATGATAATTAACAGACTTGTTTTATATAAAATAGCTataattttacttgaaaatttAGACCATATGATGTTATAaagaactaatttaataaaaatatttcataactATAGATGTTGTTATAAGTGAAAATTATTATAgatagttaaaataaaaaataaaaatcgatTCTACTAAAAACTTAATCATTATAACGGTGATCTGTTATAGAGAATGCTAACTATAGATTATCTATAACCTATcaaatttttaacaaataaaaagtaTGTGAAACAATGTCAACAACCTCTTTGCCCAGTGACAAGAGCATTATGTTGTAGGTATGAGAGCTTGAATTTAATCCCAAGTTACCTCATTCCTCTCCCtaattatcaaaaaaaaaaagaaagaaaagtcaagGTTTGTTTTATAACGAttctaaaaaaactaaaattaatattttagtaatttaatttataaatattataataaaaactggttgataattttttaaagtgcaagaatttttaattaatttaatttgatttctTTTAACTTTATATTAACCattatgtttaatattttattttacttaaaaatcaaatgtttttaatttttcataattaaacttaatttttagcaaacacttttttttaatttatcaaataacagctaaataataataatccaaTTTAGATCGTCAAACATTGGTCATTTGACTAATCACAATCAGCTGTGTCGAGCTCAACTCAGTAGTTCCGAGTTTCGAGCCAATGTCCAAACAAAAGCTCTCTTATTCGAGCCACTACAAAAGAAATTACATTGCCAGGTGTCGGGCTCTAACTcgcttaaaaattttaaaaataaaaatagtccaaaaaagaaaagagaaaataataaaaaatcccTATCGAAAGGAATAAAACCCAAGATATACTTTTGCTTTCATTTAAAGAACCCCACGGATATTCTCGCCCATCAACTCCGAATATTCCCTCTTTCCGTTATATTCCCCCTCTTCCCCCTCCCCCGCTCCCATCCTCCTTCCCACATTTTCCCTTGCTTTCTCTTCTTACCAGCCAAATATCCCCCCTTAAGATTTAAATTAAGAGTTTTCtgttaattatataaaaaaaacagaTTTTTTTGCCATGAAATTTGGGAAGAGCCTTAGTAGCCAGATCGAGGAGACTCTGCCTGAATGGCGGGACAAGTTCCTTTCTTATAAGGAGCTTAAGaaaaaattgaagcttattgagcCTAATTCCGGTGAGAGGCCGAATAAACGGGTTAAATTGGATGGAAATTCAGGCGATGTTGCCGGTGCCGTAGATAAGGCCGGCGTCTTCGACGGAGACGGTATGTCGACAGAGGAGACCGATTTCATTAAGCTTTTGGAAAATGAGCTCGAGAAATTCAACACTTTTTTGTCGAGAAAGAGGAAGAATACATCATTAGATTGAAGGTAATTCGAATTCTGATTTGAATTCTATCTGTCTGGTTGGGGAGTTGTTCTTTTCCCCTTTTATCTGGCTTTTCGTTTCTTCTCCCGGTAAGCAAACAGGGGATTTAATATTAAAGCTAAAAACGTTGCCGTTTGGTTCAATAGCATAATTCTTTTTTCCTCCCTTTATTTCGGTTTTCTTTTCGTTTGTCCTTCATGGGTCCGTTAAATCGTTGAAACTTAACGTGTTGTCAGCTTGCGAGAAACTTCCTTTAACAACTAGCGTACATACATTTAGGGGTTGTACCTTAAAGTACAAGCTTGAGTTTGCAGTAGCATGCTAATGCTGCCGCCAATCAACTATTTGCTTACCTGCAAGACAATACGGTATTTTCTTAAAAGTTGATACTGAAAACATGGAAGCTTGGATTACTGCAATAGAACATTTAGAAATTTATGAGATTTAGTGAAGTTTTGATCATGTAGATTGCTGGTAACTAAGTTAGAGATCTAACGCTATTAAGTTTCATATATCGGTTCTTCAAGTTTCATGCTCATTGATGGGCATTTGGGCTTGTGGTGCAGGAATTACAAGACAGTGTGGCAAAGGCAAAGGATTGTAATGAAGAGATGATAAGGATTCGGAAGGAGATAGTGGACTTTCATGGCGAGATGGTTTTGTTAGAGAATTATAGCGCTCTTAACTACACAGGTACTTCAGCTGTGCTTATTTCCTTTTGTCTCTTTGCTTAATCAAAGATATTGCTACTTGCTTCCTTTTAATGCTTACATAGTTGGTGTTAATATTTCAGCCCGCCAAATGATTTGTCCGGGAATATTATGATTAGGTTTATAGCAACTTGCTAGTAAGCCTGTTGGTGCCATGTCCGTTTCTCTTGAAGTCAGAGTTTCTTTATTCCTTTATTATGGCATGCTTACTTTTTTGACATTAGTTTTCTGGCAGACAACTTATCCTTATCCAGTCTTTAGTTAAACATTAATTATTTGATCTTTCTTTATAGCCTTTTGTCATATCTTGTTCATGTATTTTGTAGGGTCATAATCTTGTTtaagatattttatatttatacagattataatccatcattaattcattctttatatgtacataatatatgtatatatcttgaGACATTCTCATATTCATGTTATTTTTTCAGAAACTATGTATTACATGTGGGCTGCATATGGATCCTTTTTTTGTCATTCCCCCAAATAAAATTGAGCTGCACCATACTAATCCATTATATTTGGAGTTTTTCTTCCCAAATGAACTAAAAAGCAGAGGAGATAATGTGTTTACATAAATTatgaagaaagagaagaaagtTAACAAACATAGAGGGTCGCAATGATTTACACTTTGCTTTATTAGGAAGATCATTTGCATTTCTAGTATATCTTTTGTGTGGCTTGTTGGATAGAAAGAAAAGATTAACTGCTTTTTTCAAGTTGTTTATTTCAAGTATTAGGTAAGAGTGCTTTAACTTAGAAGATTTGTTTTAGTGGATAACATCATTAACACTATATGCAATGAATAGGATTGGTGAAAATACTGAAGAAGTATGACAAAAGAACGGGCGCTTTGATCCGCTTGCCTTTCATTCAAAGGGTTTTGCAACAGCCCTTCTTCACTACAGACTTGCTCTACAAGCTGGTCAAGGAGTGTGAGGCGATGCTGGACCATCTGTTCCCCAAGAAAGAAAAACCATCTTCAACTGAAGCCGAAAATAAGGATGGTGGAGACTGTGAGGATGATGGATGTGATCCTGTAACGCCATCCACTTCTAGGAGCGAAGATCGGCTCATGTCCAAAGAGCTCGCAGAGATTGAGTACATGGAGAGTCTATATATGAAAAGCAGTATATCAGCATTGCGTGCTTTGAAGGAAATCCGAAGTGGAAGCTCAACTGTTAGCGTTTTTCATTGCCTCCATTGCAAATAAGCGGAGTGGACGAGACATGGAAAAAGATCCCTGTTCTTGAACAGGCAGCCAAATAGTTGAATTTTGGTAAAAGACCCTgatatttttgggtttttttttttaatttacatttCATGCTTTTATAATGCTAATCTTAGATAGCAACACGTGTAAATGCTATATATATTGAAACTATAGCAATTTGATATAATTATAAAAGTTTTGATTACCAATGCTCTTATTGTTATATAATTTTGTTTCACATGTGTAGCATTTGGTGTGGTGTGGTGGAAAAGCTTTTACATATAAATCAATCATTTACTATTGTACAAACACTACAAGCAACATACCCTTATCAAACCTTGAGCCAAACTTCCTACTTTGTAATTATACTTGAAATGTTTTAAGATTTaaagttgaaaaaaaatttaactaatagTAGTAGAACTTTAATCTATCAAAAGAAGGGAAAAATATGAATTCTAAATTTGGGATTGTTGCCAATAATGAAGTATTAAGAATTTAGAGATTTAAATTCTGAGTCTATCATTGTATAAGTGTATATCTATCTAATTAGGTATTTATAatgattaattatattaaaattattaacttTAAAAAGAAATTGAGATTGTCTATTGTATTCTTTCATTTTCAAACTAAATATCAATATTGGGTAGTGTTCaatgtatttttattaaatttgattttaattttccttttatataaatttgattttaattttccttttatATTCCAAGAATTATACTCATGCTCAAAATGCAAAATACAATCATcgaaagctaaaaaaaaaaaaaaaaaggtaaaaggtacataatttgatttttattgttAATTTCGACGTTAAAGGTTTGAGCTTGAGTTTAGTAAAAAGCAAATGAAATTACAAAGATATATATACTGATATTATTTATAAACGTTTGATTGAGTTAACACCACTTTTAATTAGGTCTCAActcaattattaaaataataaaaatattattttaactaagtaataagtattattttaaagatattttatcTTTTCCatataaaattaagaaaatagaataaaaataatatttgaacCCAACAACATAAATTTACTCTCCAACTCAACTATTTAAACCAAaactatatttaatttttatattaatatactaCATACTATATAATTATTTTCATTCGCAtagtaaatatgtatatatatatttatataagtgTATGTATGTTGAAAGTAAGTTTTGTAACATGAATACCAGTAAATAAAAGGAACTGAAATTTGTAACAAAATATGAAACCATCGTCGCCTGAGAGATTCGAACTCTCGCGGGATGAACCCATGTACTTAGCAGGCACACGCGTTAACCACTCGGCCAAAGCGACTTCGTTGAGATGCGagtattttattttagtatttaatatAGTATATTACTTATTAGCTTTCAGAAATACCATCAGATTTAAAGGTCTGCACGGCAATGCCATAAGGCAGATATTAGAGTATAGGCATGGCGACGGTTTGAAGCATTTCCAAAACAATTAAACGATCCCATGATGACTGAAACAATGGGTATTAATTGTTTctctaaaggaaaaaaaaaaaaaaaaaatttacgatACATGATATCCTTTTAAACAACCCAGAATTTAAGCTTTTTACATTACTCATCATCATAAAATCCACCAATAAAGCCAACTCCATTACAATTCCCACATAACATCTCCCTTTTCCCCCTACAACATACATTAATCCCGTTAATCGCTATTTGCTAACAATGCTGCGGAACAGTGCTCATCGTGCTTCAAACCTTCTCAATAATAAGAAATCAAACTTCCAATGCCTGTTTATCTCCTAATGCAGACACCAGAGTAAAGAAGAATAAATAATTAACTAAGAATGCAACCAATCAGTGGTGATGACCTAAATGATATTTAATGCAAGCTATCCCGATTGGATGAAGAAAAGGTGAGATGGGCACCTGCAAAGCCAACACAAGCCACCGGCTTTAAATTGTCCGTTGAAGTGATCA belongs to Gossypium arboreum isolate Shixiya-1 chromosome 7, ASM2569848v2, whole genome shotgun sequence and includes:
- the LOC128295459 gene encoding LOW QUALITY PROTEIN: protein BUNDLE SHEATH DEFECTIVE 2, chloroplastic-like (The sequence of the model RefSeq protein was modified relative to this genomic sequence to represent the inferred CDS: substituted 2 bases at 2 genomic stop codons) → MKQCAKQCSQXXGIGVNSVDHFNGQFKAGGLCWLCRGKREMLCGNCNGVGFIGGFYDDE